A single region of the Microlunatus panaciterrae genome encodes:
- a CDS encoding class I SAM-dependent methyltransferase: MRTPSMIATEDVPEAFDSAAPRYDLMVALNPGYHRHLRSAAAALAERLAPVETTRIVDLGCGSGASTRALVQQFGQSRLDVVGIDASSGMLKQAEAKPWPAGVRFVHGLAEELAWSRGDWGLSDPVDGVFAAYLFRNVTERDKVLAAVHDLLVPGGVLVTQEYSVAGSRLAQWIWTVVCWLVVIPLSWLTSRESRLYRYLWRSVQRFDSVDSFTDRMSAAGYVDVEVRTVPGWQRGILHTFRARKPAEQGPSGPVMDEPARGA, translated from the coding sequence ATGCGCACCCCTTCGATGATCGCCACCGAGGACGTCCCCGAAGCCTTCGACTCGGCAGCGCCGCGCTACGACCTGATGGTGGCACTGAACCCCGGCTACCACCGTCACCTACGCAGCGCCGCCGCGGCCCTGGCAGAGCGCCTCGCCCCCGTCGAGACGACTCGCATCGTCGACCTGGGCTGCGGCTCCGGCGCCTCGACCAGGGCTCTGGTGCAGCAGTTCGGGCAGAGCAGGCTCGATGTCGTCGGCATCGACGCCTCCTCGGGGATGCTCAAGCAGGCCGAGGCCAAGCCGTGGCCGGCTGGCGTCCGCTTCGTGCACGGGTTGGCTGAGGAGCTGGCCTGGTCGCGGGGGGACTGGGGGCTGTCCGACCCGGTGGACGGTGTCTTCGCCGCCTATCTGTTCCGCAATGTGACCGAGCGGGACAAGGTGTTGGCCGCGGTGCACGACCTGCTCGTCCCGGGCGGTGTCCTGGTCACCCAGGAATACTCGGTGGCGGGCTCTCGGCTGGCCCAATGGATCTGGACAGTGGTGTGTTGGCTGGTGGTGATCCCGCTCAGCTGGCTGACCTCGCGCGAGAGCCGGCTCTATCGCTACCTGTGGCGCAGCGTGCAGCGGTTCGACTCGGTGGACTCCTTCACCGACCGGATGTCCGCGGCCGGCTACGTCGACGTCGAAGTGCGCACCGTCCCGGGCTGGCAGCGCGGCATCCTGCACACCTTCCGGGCCCGCAAGCCGGCCGAACAGGGGCCGAGCGGACCTGTGATGGATGAGCCGGCGAGGGGCGCGTGA
- a CDS encoding lycopene cyclase domain-containing protein, whose product MPEYTLLTVVAIIGVVALEVLWLRTGIFRTAQYWVSMAIVFAFQIPVDGWLTKLSDPIVIYNERQMLGLRLPWDIPVEDFGFGFAMVTLAILCWRRFVDRSHDSSVPKDPELHGNLELREASSAVSAPTPTDREEP is encoded by the coding sequence GTGCCTGAGTACACCCTGCTGACCGTCGTCGCCATCATCGGCGTGGTCGCGTTGGAGGTGCTCTGGCTGAGGACGGGAATTTTCAGGACCGCCCAGTACTGGGTGTCGATGGCGATCGTGTTCGCCTTCCAGATCCCCGTCGACGGCTGGCTCACCAAGCTGTCCGACCCGATCGTGATCTACAACGAGCGACAGATGCTCGGCCTCCGGTTGCCCTGGGACATCCCGGTCGAGGACTTCGGCTTCGGCTTCGCCATGGTCACCTTGGCGATTCTCTGCTGGCGGCGGTTCGTCGACCGCAGCCACGATTCATCAGTACCCAAAGACCCAGAACTGCACGGGAATTTAGAACTGCGTGAGGCGTCTTCCGCCGTCTCCGCCCCGACACCCACCGACCGTGAGGAGCCCTGA
- a CDS encoding lycopene cyclase domain-containing protein has product MRGAGVIDRYQYLLLMGLCLLVTLPLEFLLGARVYRRPRPLVLALLVVVIVFSVWDIAGILRDHWTYSPTFTTGIHLIFGMPLEELVFFLVIPICGLLTYEAVGTVLRWLRRPRAGTATELDDRA; this is encoded by the coding sequence GTGAGGGGAGCAGGGGTCATCGACCGTTACCAGTACCTGCTGCTGATGGGATTGTGCCTGCTCGTCACCCTGCCGCTGGAGTTCCTGCTCGGAGCACGCGTCTACCGCCGTCCCCGGCCGTTGGTGCTCGCCCTGCTGGTGGTGGTGATCGTCTTCTCCGTCTGGGACATCGCCGGCATCCTGCGTGATCACTGGACCTACAGCCCCACCTTCACCACCGGCATCCACCTGATCTTCGGCATGCCGCTGGAGGAGCTCGTCTTCTTCCTCGTGATCCCCATCTGCGGCCTGCTCACGTACGAGGCTGTGGGCACGGTGCTCCGCTGGCTGCGTCGTCCGCGCGCCGGCACGGCGACGGAACTGGACGATCGTGCCTGA
- a CDS encoding COX15/CtaA family protein, with amino-acid sequence MSNEPKDAGTASADPRSSALRQAQGTEGAGRELWRRFTATAQLRRWAVASLVGNIGIVVTGALVRLTDSGLGCPTWPRCAPESYVPHPAYGIHGVIEFGNRLLTFVLAAIMILTFVTARRLQDREARPRARTIALILLAGIPAQAIIGGITVLTHLNPFAVALHMLASLALICVNVLLVHRALGVRRQPVSGVQRALVRVTFGALAVAVWLGTVVTGSGPHAGDRDAVRTGFDPALLSHIHAAAVYVVMAATIAGILWIRSRAAVLLLMLLLGQAVIGIVQYNIALPVGLVLLHVLGAAVITAAGAHYLMSVGKRAEQPRATAPARPESATV; translated from the coding sequence GTGAGCAACGAACCTAAAGACGCCGGTACAGCGAGCGCCGATCCTCGGTCTTCCGCCCTTCGACAGGCTCAGGGCACGGAAGGGGCCGGGAGGGAACTGTGGCGCCGGTTCACCGCCACAGCCCAGCTGAGGCGATGGGCGGTCGCCTCCCTGGTCGGCAATATCGGCATCGTCGTGACGGGTGCACTGGTCCGGCTCACCGACTCGGGGCTGGGTTGCCCGACCTGGCCGAGGTGCGCCCCTGAGTCCTACGTGCCGCACCCGGCCTACGGCATCCATGGTGTGATCGAGTTCGGCAACCGGCTGCTCACCTTCGTGCTGGCGGCGATCATGATCCTCACCTTCGTCACGGCCCGCCGACTGCAGGACCGTGAGGCTCGCCCGCGGGCGCGAACCATCGCTCTGATCCTGCTGGCCGGCATCCCGGCCCAGGCGATCATCGGTGGGATCACCGTGCTCACCCACCTGAACCCGTTCGCGGTCGCGCTGCACATGCTGGCGTCACTGGCGCTGATCTGCGTCAACGTGCTGCTGGTGCACCGCGCTCTCGGGGTCCGTCGCCAGCCGGTGAGCGGCGTTCAGCGGGCGTTGGTCCGGGTCACCTTCGGGGCGCTGGCCGTCGCCGTCTGGCTGGGTACGGTCGTCACCGGCAGCGGCCCACATGCCGGGGACCGGGACGCGGTCCGCACCGGCTTCGACCCGGCTCTCCTCAGCCACATCCACGCAGCCGCGGTCTATGTCGTGATGGCAGCGACCATCGCCGGCATCCTGTGGATCCGCTCCCGGGCAGCCGTCCTGCTCCTCATGCTGCTGCTCGGGCAGGCCGTCATCGGCATCGTCCAATACAACATCGCCCTGCCGGTCGGCCTGGTGCTGCTGCACGTTCTCGGCGCCGCTGTCATCACCGCAGCCGGTGCTCATTACCTGATGTCGGTCGGCAAGCGAGCCGAACAACCCCGGGCGACGGCTCCGGCTCGGCCAGAGTCCGCGACCGTCTGA
- a CDS encoding beta-L-arabinofuranosidase domain-containing protein — MPQPTLSLLPLGQLQPAGWLRGQLERQRDGMAGHLDEFWPDVRDSGWLGGSAEGWERAPYWLDALVPLAFTLQDPTLMAKAHRWVNRILELQSADGWMGPTATTADRDQSADDDHDVWPRMIMLKALLQYHSATDDQRIVPAALRLCRRIKTVLERHPLRDWGRVRWADLVLSINELSQLSGEEWLPELADLVREQGFDWRVFADELPFPAKVTAAELLTFQAEADGFWMNDRYLTSHGVNIAMGLKALPVRWANTGEEELREGLQTMVRLLDDHHGQSNGFFSCDEHVAGRHPSQGSETCAVVEAMFSLETALQHWGVDGRLAERLELLAFNPLPASARVDEWGHQYVQQANQVVCHVTEDRIYTNNGPDANTFGLEPHFGCCTANRHQGWPKFAARLWMEADDGDLVALSYAPSIINTRRAGVQVRIETSGEYPFTDEVTITVTVAEPVAFGLRLRIPGWSDEPAVQVGGDALQPLDAGTVCRIAQRWDGTRTITLRLPARVRVTDRPGGAVSVQRGPLVFTLAVEEDWRRIGGELPHASWEVLPASPWNYALTGALPEGLRLERGTVGEAPFSPDGAPLRLHGFGQRVPSWSLEHGAAAAPPASPVRLDTAIEPLVLLPYGAARLRVTEFPTAE; from the coding sequence GTGCCGCAGCCCACCTTGTCTCTGTTACCCCTGGGTCAACTGCAGCCGGCTGGATGGCTGCGCGGACAGTTGGAGCGGCAGCGGGACGGCATGGCCGGGCACCTGGACGAGTTCTGGCCGGACGTCCGTGACAGCGGTTGGCTCGGCGGATCGGCAGAGGGCTGGGAACGGGCTCCGTATTGGCTGGATGCCCTGGTCCCGTTGGCCTTCACGCTCCAGGACCCGACCCTAATGGCGAAGGCGCACCGCTGGGTCAACCGGATTCTCGAACTGCAGTCCGCGGACGGCTGGATGGGGCCGACCGCCACCACGGCTGACCGTGATCAGTCGGCCGATGACGATCATGATGTCTGGCCGCGGATGATCATGCTCAAGGCGCTGCTCCAGTACCACTCGGCCACCGATGATCAACGCATCGTTCCGGCCGCGCTGCGGCTCTGCCGACGGATCAAGACGGTGCTCGAGCGCCATCCGCTCCGCGACTGGGGACGGGTCCGCTGGGCGGATCTGGTGCTGTCAATCAACGAGCTCTCCCAGCTGTCCGGGGAGGAATGGCTGCCCGAGCTGGCTGACCTGGTGCGTGAGCAGGGCTTCGACTGGAGGGTCTTCGCCGACGAGCTGCCGTTCCCGGCCAAGGTGACCGCGGCCGAGCTGCTGACCTTCCAGGCGGAGGCCGACGGGTTCTGGATGAACGATCGCTACCTGACCTCACACGGAGTCAACATCGCGATGGGGCTGAAGGCCCTCCCTGTGCGCTGGGCCAACACGGGCGAGGAGGAGCTGCGCGAAGGACTGCAGACGATGGTGCGGCTGCTTGACGATCATCACGGGCAGTCCAATGGCTTCTTCAGCTGCGACGAGCACGTAGCCGGGAGGCACCCGTCGCAGGGCTCCGAGACCTGTGCGGTGGTCGAGGCGATGTTCTCCCTCGAGACAGCCTTGCAGCACTGGGGAGTCGACGGGCGCCTCGCAGAACGGCTGGAGCTGCTCGCCTTCAACCCACTGCCGGCCAGCGCCCGGGTGGACGAATGGGGTCATCAGTACGTCCAGCAGGCCAACCAGGTGGTCTGCCACGTCACTGAGGACCGGATCTACACCAACAACGGACCCGATGCGAACACCTTCGGTCTGGAGCCACACTTCGGCTGTTGCACGGCCAACCGCCACCAGGGCTGGCCCAAGTTCGCCGCGCGGTTGTGGATGGAGGCCGACGACGGCGACTTGGTGGCCCTGTCGTACGCGCCGAGCATCATCAACACCCGACGTGCCGGTGTTCAGGTAAGGATCGAGACCAGCGGAGAGTACCCGTTCACCGACGAGGTGACGATCACCGTCACGGTCGCCGAGCCCGTGGCCTTCGGGCTGCGGCTCCGGATCCCGGGCTGGTCCGATGAACCGGCGGTTCAGGTCGGCGGTGATGCGCTCCAGCCCCTCGATGCGGGCACCGTCTGCCGGATCGCGCAGCGTTGGGACGGCACCCGGACGATCACGCTGCGGCTGCCGGCGCGGGTGCGGGTGACGGACCGTCCCGGCGGGGCGGTCTCAGTGCAGCGCGGCCCGCTGGTGTTCACTCTCGCCGTGGAAGAGGATTGGCGCCGGATCGGGGGCGAGCTCCCGCACGCCAGCTGGGAGGTGCTGCCCGCCTCCCCCTGGAACTATGCACTGACGGGTGCACTGCCGGAGGGGCTTCGGCTGGAACGTGGCACGGTAGGCGAGGCTCCGTTCAGCCCTGACGGTGCGCCGCTGCGACTGCACGGTTTCGGCCAGCGGGTGCCGTCGTGGAGTCTCGAGCACGGGGCGGCCGCGGCGCCACCAGCGAGTCCGGTGCGGCTGGACACTGCGATCGAACCACTCGTGCTGCTGCCGTACGGCGCAGCGCGGCTGCGGGTGACGGAGTTCCCGACAGCCGAGTGA
- a CDS encoding wax ester/triacylglycerol synthase family O-acyltransferase translates to MRTSDLERLSSLDLSNLRVEEHGGPMHVAALAILDGGRLLDLNGRVRLDYVRFQVRRRVQWAPRLQQVLFRPGLGLGPPLWVDDPAFDVRYHVRTRMLPPPGDENTLLEVCAELNAAPLKLERPLWELWLLGGLGDGRVAMLLRLHHVMADGIAAMALIRVLFDGDPAEALADRSPHTPRRRPSRRELAQDNLQRKATILRDCLSTTGVSSTLSQLVQQTGQVARILRQTRAPRLSFNRPVGDRRRLVLVRADLAATRASAKALGGTVNDAVLAAVTAAAREVLESRDELRPEMVINASVAIATRLEADQHTGGNRAAVLVIPLPVAEPDPSRRLQQIIRATAAAKLRPPYQPSGRFAQRWMVRVMPRQRLVNLLVSNLAGPQRPLSFLGSRILEMFQIGVVQGNLSVGVSVLSYAGQLNLAVLCDPDIVTDVHLFAAGLSAALQQAEPADSLAQD, encoded by the coding sequence ATGCGGACTTCTGACCTCGAACGCCTCAGCTCACTGGACCTGAGCAACCTGCGGGTGGAGGAACATGGTGGACCCATGCACGTGGCAGCTCTCGCCATTCTCGACGGTGGCCGGCTGCTCGACCTCAACGGCCGGGTCCGTCTCGACTACGTCCGCTTCCAGGTCAGGCGCCGGGTGCAGTGGGCGCCCCGGTTGCAGCAGGTGCTGTTCCGCCCCGGGCTCGGCCTGGGACCACCGCTCTGGGTCGACGATCCGGCCTTCGACGTGAGGTACCACGTACGGACCCGAATGCTTCCGCCTCCGGGGGACGAGAACACTCTGCTCGAGGTGTGCGCCGAACTGAACGCGGCACCGCTCAAGCTGGAGCGCCCGTTGTGGGAGCTGTGGCTGCTCGGCGGCCTCGGCGACGGCCGGGTGGCGATGTTGTTGCGCCTGCATCACGTGATGGCCGACGGCATCGCTGCCATGGCACTGATCCGGGTGCTGTTCGACGGCGATCCGGCCGAGGCCCTGGCCGACCGCTCGCCTCACACCCCCCGGCGGCGCCCCAGCCGACGAGAGCTGGCCCAGGACAACCTGCAGCGCAAGGCGACGATCCTTCGCGACTGCCTCTCGACCACGGGCGTCTCAAGCACTCTCAGCCAGCTGGTGCAACAGACCGGTCAGGTGGCTCGCATACTCCGGCAGACCAGGGCCCCGAGGCTGTCCTTCAATCGTCCCGTCGGTGATCGGCGCCGACTCGTCCTCGTCCGCGCGGACCTGGCGGCCACCAGGGCGTCGGCCAAGGCACTGGGTGGGACGGTCAACGACGCGGTCCTTGCCGCCGTGACAGCAGCCGCCCGGGAGGTGCTCGAGTCCCGGGACGAGCTTCGGCCCGAGATGGTGATCAACGCATCCGTCGCCATCGCGACCCGGCTGGAGGCAGATCAACACACCGGCGGCAACCGGGCCGCGGTGCTGGTCATCCCGCTCCCGGTCGCGGAGCCCGACCCGTCGCGACGACTGCAGCAGATCATCCGCGCCACTGCAGCAGCCAAGCTCCGGCCGCCCTACCAGCCGAGCGGGCGGTTCGCCCAACGTTGGATGGTGCGGGTGATGCCTCGCCAGCGGCTGGTCAACCTGCTGGTCAGCAACCTGGCCGGTCCGCAACGGCCGCTCAGCTTTCTCGGCTCCCGCATCCTCGAGATGTTCCAGATCGGTGTTGTGCAGGGAAACCTGTCCGTGGGCGTCAGCGTCCTGTCGTATGCGGGCCAGCTCAACCTCGCCGTCCTCTGCGACCCTGACATCGTCACCGACGTGCACCTCTTCGCCGCCGGACTGTCGGCCGCTCTCCAGCAGGCCGAGCCCGCGGACAGCCTGGCGCAGGACTGA
- a CDS encoding sialidase family protein, producing the protein MRRTHFRAAIAAVASLGGLAALSALPAVATTVVGSNVAVTTDASYVKANGRAAGPGDAITACGQNRRQQNEPSVAVDARDPSIVVAGSNDYCTTELAGGSWAGFYRSTTSGSTWVNSLLPGYPTDNSPEGLASPLQRKGITNAGDPVQAWDTQGRLFYMGNAFNRVSPQNGSVWIATYDQDAARYVRTVIVGSGTPALNGRFNDKTSIEVDRGVNSPHRGNVYGAWSIFQGLNANNSIQFTRSTDHGATFSKPTKISTGSKGVQFADIAVTSDGTVYIAYRQFETVRGHQQNAMAYVVSHDGGRTFSAPAVAATFEPFDAADTAGDPAAAAKAHEQAYENADGPQSEPSEESVGDSRDCGSGPFACRSGFVFFRHDSQPRITADPKAADQRVYLVYDATIPGTEQASATTYNTADPAGTTLRVGQGGIYFTSLSSTGWSTPRLLAPTARGHQFFPDINADGGVLHAIWHDSRNDPAYSVQYPAGNNGAVRDAAGFAAATRGLDTYGASSTTGGTSWAVARLSNVRQKPNYEMFGDRRVPFHGDYNYVSSVGSFAFNTWTDNRQVVGGDDPRYAGGEGFDVHQCRVQDATGAWGPDTCPNAGGLDQDIFGTASTS; encoded by the coding sequence ATGCGTCGTACACATTTTCGAGCCGCAATCGCCGCAGTAGCCTCCCTCGGGGGCCTGGCGGCGCTGTCCGCGCTACCGGCCGTCGCCACCACGGTGGTCGGCTCCAACGTCGCGGTGACGACTGACGCGTCCTACGTCAAGGCGAACGGACGCGCAGCCGGTCCCGGTGATGCGATCACGGCCTGCGGCCAGAACCGGCGCCAGCAGAACGAGCCCTCGGTGGCGGTGGACGCGCGAGATCCGTCGATCGTGGTCGCCGGCTCCAACGACTACTGCACGACCGAGCTGGCCGGCGGCAGCTGGGCCGGTTTCTATCGCAGCACCACCTCCGGGTCGACCTGGGTGAACAGCCTGCTACCCGGATACCCGACTGACAATTCGCCTGAGGGACTGGCAAGCCCGCTGCAGCGGAAGGGCATCACCAACGCCGGCGACCCGGTGCAGGCGTGGGACACCCAAGGGCGGCTGTTCTATATGGGCAACGCGTTCAACCGAGTGTCACCCCAGAACGGGTCGGTCTGGATCGCCACCTACGACCAGGACGCCGCCCGGTATGTGCGCACCGTGATCGTCGGCTCCGGGACGCCGGCGTTGAACGGGCGGTTCAATGACAAGACCTCGATCGAGGTTGATCGTGGCGTGAACAGCCCCCACCGCGGCAACGTCTACGGCGCCTGGAGCATCTTCCAGGGCCTGAACGCCAACAACTCGATCCAATTCACCCGCTCGACCGACCACGGAGCGACCTTCAGCAAGCCGACGAAGATCTCGACCGGGTCGAAGGGCGTGCAGTTCGCCGACATCGCGGTCACCAGCGACGGCACGGTCTACATCGCCTACCGCCAGTTCGAGACGGTCCGTGGCCACCAGCAGAACGCCATGGCCTACGTGGTCTCCCATGACGGTGGCCGGACGTTCAGCGCACCGGCCGTCGCGGCCACCTTCGAGCCTTTCGACGCGGCCGACACCGCCGGGGACCCCGCAGCAGCGGCCAAGGCGCACGAGCAGGCCTACGAGAACGCGGACGGACCGCAGTCCGAGCCGAGCGAGGAGTCGGTGGGCGACAGCCGTGACTGCGGCTCGGGCCCGTTCGCCTGCCGCAGCGGCTTCGTCTTCTTCCGCCACGACAGCCAACCTCGGATCACGGCCGACCCGAAGGCCGCCGACCAGCGGGTCTACCTCGTCTACGACGCGACCATTCCGGGCACTGAGCAGGCATCGGCGACCACGTACAACACCGCTGACCCGGCGGGAACCACCCTGCGGGTCGGCCAGGGCGGCATCTACTTCACCTCGCTCAGCTCCACAGGGTGGTCCACACCGCGGCTGTTGGCGCCGACGGCCCGTGGCCACCAGTTCTTCCCGGACATCAACGCTGACGGTGGCGTGCTGCACGCCATCTGGCACGACAGCCGCAACGATCCCGCCTACAGCGTCCAGTATCCGGCCGGCAACAACGGCGCGGTCCGTGACGCGGCAGGTTTCGCCGCCGCGACGCGTGGCCTCGACACCTACGGCGCATCGTCCACCACCGGGGGTACGTCGTGGGCGGTGGCCCGGCTGTCCAACGTGAGGCAGAAGCCCAACTATGAGATGTTCGGCGATCGCCGGGTGCCGTTCCACGGCGACTACAACTACGTCTCCTCGGTCGGCTCCTTCGCCTTCAACACCTGGACGGACAACCGGCAGGTCGTCGGTGGTGACGATCCTCGCTATGCCGGAGGTGAGGGGTTCGACGTCCACCAGTGCCGCGTCCAGGACGCCACCGGCGCCTGGGGTCCGGACACCTGCCCGAACGCCGGTGGTCTCGACCAGGACATCTTCGGGACGGCAAGCACCAGCTGA
- a CDS encoding VOC family protein, with protein sequence MTSRLNPYISFRDNAREAMEFYKDVFGGTLTLSTFGEFGDKDSPQADKIMHGMLVTDKDFALMAADTPAGMSHNPGDNVAVSLSGDDADDLRGYWAKLSEGGTVSVPLEKQMWGDEFGACVDKFGISWMVNIGQPQG encoded by the coding sequence ATGACCTCACGTCTCAACCCGTACATCAGTTTCCGCGACAACGCGCGGGAGGCTATGGAGTTCTACAAGGACGTCTTCGGCGGCACGTTGACGCTGAGCACGTTCGGTGAGTTCGGAGACAAAGACTCACCGCAGGCCGACAAGATCATGCACGGCATGCTCGTCACCGACAAGGATTTCGCACTGATGGCTGCCGACACTCCAGCCGGGATGTCGCACAATCCGGGCGACAACGTCGCCGTCAGTCTCAGCGGTGACGATGCCGACGACCTGCGTGGCTATTGGGCGAAGCTGTCGGAGGGCGGCACCGTCTCGGTCCCGCTGGAGAAGCAGATGTGGGGTGACGAGTTCGGCGCGTGCGTGGACAAGTTCGGCATCTCCTGGATGGTCAACATCGGCCAGCCCCAAGGCTGA
- a CDS encoding VOC family protein, whose protein sequence is MDWTLEVVVLPVSDIDRAIAFYRDQVGFTLDHHTVNEQMDVAQLTPPGSGCSIVIGNLPSQQAMVPGSMRGLQLVVSDAKAARQQLLDKGVDASEITVFDQRDGGTFFGFTDPDGNTWAVQELKVRAERPLIPAEARGRFGTEQSA, encoded by the coding sequence ATGGACTGGACGCTCGAAGTGGTGGTGCTGCCGGTCAGCGACATCGACCGCGCCATCGCGTTCTACCGTGACCAGGTGGGGTTCACCCTGGATCACCACACCGTCAACGAGCAGATGGACGTGGCGCAGCTGACGCCTCCGGGCTCGGGGTGCTCGATCGTGATCGGCAACCTGCCGAGCCAGCAGGCCATGGTGCCGGGGTCGATGCGCGGCCTGCAGCTGGTGGTGTCCGACGCGAAGGCTGCCCGGCAGCAGCTGCTCGACAAGGGGGTGGACGCCAGCGAGATCACCGTCTTCGACCAGCGTGACGGTGGCACGTTCTTCGGCTTCACTGATCCCGACGGCAACACCTGGGCGGTGCAGGAGCTCAAGGTGCGCGCCGAGCGTCCGTTGATCCCGGCCGAGGCCAGGGGTCGGTTCGGCACTGAACAATCCGCCTAG
- a CDS encoding fructosamine kinase family protein, translating to MVSADALLTPNVMRTIEAAVTKHLGSGWRCEDSVDLADRSSHPAALLHGGALSVFAKLIDGAGAIDQATAELSGLALIRNRSGAATPVPVGDGFVQLGERAVVLFEALAEHPPEQRTARDWEAIGRTLANLHQVRGDVYGLDQDGYFGPLHQDNRPVAANSWADFYADRRLLPWLATAVDAGHVPPDLAGRVEQIAGRLDELVGPDLGPRLLHGDAQHHNFISTADGAVVIDASPYYGHPELDLALVDYFTPVPGALFAAYTEISPIDAGFEDRRELWRLFAYLGVLTCDGASPFGRAFVRRLEAAVALYT from the coding sequence GTGGTCTCCGCCGATGCCTTACTGACGCCGAACGTGATGCGCACCATCGAGGCTGCGGTGACGAAGCATCTGGGCTCCGGCTGGCGCTGCGAGGATTCCGTCGATCTCGCGGATCGGTCCTCTCATCCGGCCGCCCTGCTGCACGGAGGCGCCCTCTCGGTCTTCGCGAAGCTGATCGACGGGGCCGGAGCCATCGACCAGGCCACCGCGGAGCTGTCCGGGCTGGCCCTGATCCGGAACCGCTCGGGAGCGGCGACCCCGGTGCCCGTCGGCGACGGCTTCGTCCAGCTCGGTGAGCGGGCCGTGGTTCTGTTCGAGGCGCTGGCCGAACATCCTCCCGAGCAGAGGACCGCGAGGGACTGGGAGGCCATCGGCCGGACATTGGCCAACCTCCACCAGGTGCGCGGGGACGTGTACGGCCTCGACCAGGACGGCTATTTCGGGCCGCTCCATCAGGACAACCGCCCGGTGGCCGCCAACAGCTGGGCCGACTTCTACGCCGACCGCCGGCTGCTGCCCTGGCTTGCGACTGCGGTCGATGCGGGACACGTGCCGCCCGACCTCGCCGGTCGGGTGGAACAGATCGCCGGTCGTCTGGACGAACTGGTGGGGCCAGATCTTGGGCCGCGGTTGCTGCACGGCGACGCGCAGCATCACAACTTCATCAGCACGGCCGACGGGGCCGTGGTGATCGACGCCTCTCCCTACTACGGCCACCCGGAGCTCGACCTGGCGCTGGTCGACTACTTCACTCCGGTGCCGGGGGCGTTGTTCGCCGCCTACACGGAGATCAGCCCGATCGATGCCGGCTTTGAGGACAGGCGTGAGCTGTGGCGACTGTTCGCCTACCTCGGCGTTCTCACCTGTGATGGCGCCAGCCCATTCGGTCGTGCCTTCGTACGCCGGCTGGAAGCTGCGGTCGCGCTCTACACGTAG
- a CDS encoding TetR/AcrR family transcriptional regulator, with protein sequence MLEGAVTIADADGIGALTIRSLAQHLGVKPMSLYYYVANKSEILDAMVDIVFSAIDVPAGDGGDWRSEIRLRATSARDVLSRHSWAIGLLDSRTSPGPDTMRHHDAMLGTLRAAGFTIETAAHAYVLINSYVYGFALQEAALPFDGPDAGTVAVPMIQQRPDGEHPHLRELATRHIPQPGNDLGDEFDFGLNLILDALSRLIPG encoded by the coding sequence GTGCTGGAAGGTGCTGTCACCATCGCTGACGCCGATGGCATCGGCGCGCTGACCATCCGCTCACTCGCCCAGCACCTCGGTGTGAAGCCGATGTCCCTCTACTACTACGTCGCCAACAAGAGCGAGATTCTCGACGCGATGGTCGATATCGTCTTCAGCGCGATCGACGTTCCGGCCGGCGACGGCGGCGACTGGCGATCCGAGATCCGCCTCCGCGCCACCTCCGCACGGGACGTCCTGAGTCGTCACTCCTGGGCGATCGGGCTGCTGGACTCCCGCACCTCGCCCGGACCCGACACGATGCGCCACCACGATGCGATGCTTGGCACGCTGCGCGCAGCCGGCTTCACCATCGAGACGGCCGCCCACGCCTACGTTCTGATCAACAGTTACGTGTACGGCTTCGCCCTCCAAGAGGCCGCTCTGCCCTTCGACGGACCCGACGCGGGCACTGTGGCGGTGCCGATGATCCAGCAGCGCCCCGACGGGGAGCACCCCCACCTGAGGGAGCTGGCGACCCGGCACATTCCCCAACCCGGCAACGACCTCGGCGATGAATTCGACTTCGGGCTGAACCTGATCCTCGACGCCCTCAGCAGGTTGATTCCGGGGTAG